A region from the Aegilops tauschii subsp. strangulata cultivar AL8/78 chromosome 5, Aet v6.0, whole genome shotgun sequence genome encodes:
- the LOC109784348 gene encoding tyrosine N-monooxygenase-like, producing the protein MGKMGASLSSATAKALLLVLAFINLAIQRLLLLRRPKSKIPSGAGGRSSSITNATSAEALPPGPVPWPVVGNLPEMMFNKPAFRWIHQMMEKMGTDIACVRLGGVHVVAVTCPSIAREVLRKQDANFASRPLTFASSAFSGGYKNAVLSPYGDQWKKMRRVLTSEIVCPSRHRWLHDRRADEANNLTRYVYALATGPASASGVDVRHVARHYCGNVIRSLVFGRRYFGEPQPDGGPGPMEVEHMDAVFTSMGLLFAFCVSDYLPWLRGLDLDGQEKMVKEANATVNRLHDTVIDERWRQWKSGERRELDDFLDVLITLKDAEGKPLLAIEEVKAQSQDITFAAVDNPSNAVEWALAEMANTPEVMAKAMEEMDRVVGRERLVQESDIPHLNYAKACIREAFRLHPVAPFNVPHVALADTTVAGYRVPKGSHIILSRTGLGRNPTIWDEPLCFKPERHINMADGGNVVLTENELRFISFSTGRRGCIASSLGTTMCVMVFGRLLQGFTWSKPPGLSAIDLSESEHDLFMAKPLVLHAKPRLPMHLYFAIDI; encoded by the exons ATGGGGAAGATGGGAGCATCCCTCTCCTCTGCCACTGCCAAGGCGCTACTGCTCGTGCTAGCCTTCATCAACCTCGCGATCCAGAGGCTGCTGCTGCTCAGGCGCCCCAAGAGCAAGATCCCAAGCGGTGCCGGTGGTCGCAGCTCCAGCATCACTAATGCTACGTCGGCGGAGGCTCTCCCGCCGGGGCCGGTGCCCTGGCCGGTGGTGGGGAACCTCCCGGAGATGATGTTCAATAAGCCGGCGTTCCGGTGGATCCACCAGATGATGGAGAAGATGGGCACCGACATCGCCTGCGTCCGCCTCGGTGGTGTCCACGTCGTGGCCGTCACCTGCCCCAGCATCGCCCGCGAGGTGCTCAGGAAGCAGGACGCCAACTTCGCCTCCCGCCCGCTCACCTTCGCCTCCTCCGCCTTCAGCGGCGGGTACAAGAACGCCGTGCTCTCGCCCTACGGTGACCAGTGGAAGAAGATGCGCCGCGTGCTCACCTCGGAGATCGTCTGCCCGTCCCGGCACCGGTGGCTCCACGACCGCCGCGCTGACGAGGCCAATAACCTCACCCGCTACGTCTACGCCCTCGCCACGGGGCCTGCGTCTGCGTCGGGCGTGGACGTGAGGCACGTGGCGAGGCACTACTGCGGCAACGTCATCCGCTCGCTCGTCTTCGGCCGGCGATACTTCGGCGAGCCTCAGCCGGACGGCGGGCCGGGCCCGATGGAGGTGGAGCACATGGACGCCGTGTTCACGTCCATGGGGCTCCTCTTTGCGTTCTGCGTCTCCGACTACCTCCCCTGGCTGCGCGGACTGGACCTCGACGGCCAGGAGAAGATGGTCAAGGAGGCAAACGCGACGGTGAACCGGCTCCACGACACGGTCATCGACGAGCGGTGGAGGCAGTGGAAGTCCGGCGAGAGGAGGGAGCTCGACGACTTCCTCGACGTGCTCATCACGCTGAAGGACGCTGAGGGGAAGCCGCTGCTCGCCATCGAGGAGGTCAAAGCGCAGTCGCAG GACATAACATTTGCGGCCGTTGACAACCCGTCGAACGCGGTGGAGTGGGCATTGGCGGAGATGGCGAACACGCCAGAGGTGATGGCGAAGGCGATGGAGGAGATGGACCGGGTGGTGGGCCGAGAGCGGCTCGTGCAGGAATCGGACATCCCGCATCTCAACTATGCCAAGGCGTGCATTCGCGAGGCGTTTCGGCTGCACCCGGTCGCGCCGTTCAATGTGCCACATGTTGCCCTAGCCGACACCACAGTCGCCGGTTACCGCGTGCCCAAAGGCAGCCACATCATCCTCAGCCGAACTGGGCTTGGCCGAAACCCAACCATCTGGGATGAGCCGCTCTGCTTCAAGCCAGAGCGCCACATTAATATGGCTGATGGTGGCAACGTGGTGCTCACGGAGAACGAGTTGCGGTTCATCTCCTTCAGCACCGGCCGCCGCGGATGCATCGCCTCATCGCTTGGGACAACCATGTGCGTGATGGTCTTTGGACGACTATTACAGGGGTTCACTTGGAGCAAGCCACCAGGGTTGTCGGCCATTGATCTCAGTGAGTCAGAGCATGACTTATTCATGGCCAAGCCGTTGGTGTTGCATGCCAAGCCGCGCCTGCCGATGCATCTCTACTTCGCCATTGACATCTAA
- the LOC109784350 gene encoding uncharacterized protein translates to MPPRRRGGSGYSGVRVRPSGTYSTSIRLGGGVRLGLGTFDTAQDCARAYDAAAWRLRRSRWDMNFNDVATPERAHELAPFPRLIADEDRRKNRRRERRLSLAEMDEEAMALWRQRFPQDIINEEQFFAKRRAERKEKRKERATYREDKRTRKAVAKYNMALGDASSWDSRDDRFLDAYAQTSEEDITETESESENDE, encoded by the coding sequence atgccgcctcGCCGCCGGGGAGGTTCGGGCTACAGCGGCGTCCGCGTGCGTCCGTCCGGCACCTACTCCACCTCGATCCGGTTGGGCGGCGGCGTGCGCCTCGGCCTCGGAACCTTCGACACCGCCCAGGACtgcgcccgcgcgtacgacgctgcggcgtggcgcctccggcgGTCCCGTTGGGATATGAACTTCAACGACGTGGCGACGCCAGAGCGGGCACATGAGTTGGCTCCTTTCCCGCGGCTTATCGCCGACGAGGATCGGCGCAAAAACCGGAGGCGGGAGCGCCGTCTCAGCCtggccgagatggacgaggaagcgaTGGCGTTGTGGAGGCAACGCTTCCCGCAAGATATCATCAACGAGGAGCAGTTCTTCGCCAAGAGGAGGGCGGAGAGGAAGGAGAAGAGGAAGGAGCGAGCcacctatcgcgaggacaagcgaaCGCGGAAGGCGGTCGCTAAATACAACATGGCGCTAGGAGATGCGTCGTCCTGGGACTCCCGCGATGATCGGTTCCTTGACGCCTATGCTCAAACGTctgaggaggacatcaccgagacAGAATCCGAGTCAGAGAATGACGAGTAG